A window of Kocuria sp. TGY1127_2 genomic DNA:
GCGCCGGGGGATGGGGAGGCCACATATTCCTTCTCCCAGCGCGCCGATTACGTGTGGGAAGCGGCGTCGTCAGCCACGACCCGTTCTCGTCCACTGATCAATACCCGCGACGAGCCGCATGCAGATGCCTCCCTTTACCGCCGTCTCCATGTGATCGTCGGGGATTCGAATATGTCGGAGACGACGACGCTGGCCAGAGCCGGTATGACGGACATCATTCTGCGAATGATCGAGGACCATCAAGGGCTCGAGGACCTCGAATTGGCTAATACCGGCCAGGCGTTGCGCACGTTGTCCCATGACATGACCGGACGTACGCCGGTCGACTTGAAGGACGGGCGACACATGTCCGGTCTGGAACTTCAATGGCACTACCTGGACGCTGCGTCGAAATACATTGATGACGCCGGCTCGTCCCGGCCGGAGACCGAATACATCCTGGATCTGTGGGAAAGAACGCTGGACGCGATCGAAATCCAGGACACCTCGTCGATCGATACGGAGATTGATTGGGCTATCAAGAAGAAGCTCCTTGACCGCTCGGCGGACAAGCTCGGAACCGACTATGCACATGCACGAATTGCTCAGCTCGACCTTGCTTATCACGACATCAAAAGAGATCGCGGCGTGTATTACCTTCTTGAACGCAAGGGGCTTGCACGACGTTGGGTTGACGAGGAGTCTGTGACGCAGGCGCAGTCCGAGCCTCCCCGAACAAGGGCAGCATTGCGGGGACGCTTCATCGAAGCTGCGCGTGGGGCCGGCCTCGATTACACGGTTGACTGGGTTCATTACAAAATCAACCAACAGTTGGCCTTGTCGCATGTATGCCAGGATCCCTTCGCTACGACCGATGAGGACATCGAAGAGTCCATTCGCGTCATGCGGGGTGCGACGCGCCGGGCCCAACCGGCCATGCCGCCTTTGATTTGATCCGTATCTGGCACCCACGGGTGCCTGTAATAGAGTCGGTGCGGTGTCTCGACAAAGGATGCACGCACCGCCCACTCACGACAGCGAGGAATACAGAAGTGCGCAAATCTCTCAAACTTTCGGCCGCGGCCGTCGTTCTCACCCTGGCCTTGGCAGGCTGCGGGGGAGGCAAAGACCTGGATTCCGTGGATTTCAAGGACCAGGGCGCGGGCAAGGCCCCCTCAGTCTCCTTTGATACTCCTTTGTCGGTCAATGACGACGAGACTCGGATTCTCAAAGACGGTGATGGCGATGAGGTCCATGAAGGCGACACGGTCTTGGTGGATGCTGCCGTCTTCAACGGCGCCGATCAGAAGAGCGAAGGCGATACGTACTCGGGTTCTCCGATTACCATTACGGTCAACGACCAGCTCAAGGAGAAACTGCCCAAGGTCTATGACATTCTCAAGGACACCAAGGTAGGCACCAGCTTCGCCTATGCGAAGAAACCGAGTGACGAAGCTTCGGGCGGGGCCTCAGGCAGCTCCGAGGATGCCAGCGCCGTCGAGGTCTACACTGTGTCCAAGAAGTTGCCCAAGTCGGCCGAGGGGGATGCAGTACCGCCGCAGGAGGGCTTGCCGAACGTCACGATGAAGGACAGCGGCCCCGAAATCAAAATCCCGGAAGGACAGGACGAGCCCAAGAGCATCACGGCCCAGAACCTCATCAACGGCAAGGGCGATGAGATCAAGGACGATCAAAAAGTC
This region includes:
- the pafA gene encoding Pup--protein ligase, which gives rise to MQRRIFGIETEFGIRYSMSSLGHLGPEEAARKLFRPVVEWGRSSNVFLENGSRLYLDVGSHPEYATAECSDLTDLVRQDKAGERLFEKLAVQAEDALNQQGMKGKLHLFKNNADSAGNSFGSHENYLLSRKAEFSRLVRFLVPFLVSRQLVVGAGRVHPTGPPQTNGAPGDGEATYSFSQRADYVWEAASSATTRSRPLINTRDEPHADASLYRRLHVIVGDSNMSETTTLARAGMTDIILRMIEDHQGLEDLELANTGQALRTLSHDMTGRTPVDLKDGRHMSGLELQWHYLDAASKYIDDAGSSRPETEYILDLWERTLDAIEIQDTSSIDTEIDWAIKKKLLDRSADKLGTDYAHARIAQLDLAYHDIKRDRGVYYLLERKGLARRWVDEESVTQAQSEPPRTRAALRGRFIEAARGAGLDYTVDWVHYKINQQLALSHVCQDPFATTDEDIEESIRVMRGATRRAQPAMPPLI
- a CDS encoding FKBP-type peptidyl-prolyl cis-trans isomerase, with the protein product MRKSLKLSAAAVVLTLALAGCGGGKDLDSVDFKDQGAGKAPSVSFDTPLSVNDDETRILKDGDGDEVHEGDTVLVDAAVFNGADQKSEGDTYSGSPITITVNDQLKEKLPKVYDILKDTKVGTSFAYAKKPSDEASGGASGSSEDASAVEVYTVSKKLPKSAEGDAVPPQEGLPNVTMKDSGPEIKIPEGQDEPKSITAQNLINGKGDEIKDDQKVYVHYSGVKWSDGQQFDSNWTKDPTGFQMDQVIKGWSEGLKGKKVGDRVLLEVPTDKAYGTQEQLGSDSQQPAGPLVFVVDILGTSKADPPQSSQGGTGAQQGNPQQ